In Candidatus Rokuibacteriota bacterium, one genomic interval encodes:
- a CDS encoding thiamine pyrophosphate-binding protein, whose product MPFLSGKQAFLEILVQEGVECMFGNPGTTELPLMDGLARESRIRYILGLHESVAVAMADGYTQASRRLAVVNVHTSPGLGNAMGMLYDALKAGSPLLLTAGQHDQAMNLTEPILWSDLPPVARPYVKWSHEITRLEDLPRAVRRAAKTALAHPSGPVFLSMPVDVLNAERELDLLAPTRVAPGVRGDAAAVEAAADLLVSAKRPILISGDAVAHGDALAEMAEVAELLGAPVYTECVPSLCSFPFTHPLYRGAFPRLGAPIRNLLMPHDLIFTVGGDLFTLSLPPDVEPMPEGLPVIHLDTNPWEIGKNYPARVGILGEPKATLPELAEALRRRLTPDARKQAQARIEEQRRARQAAIDDLRRRAAAEAGRSPITPLALMAAVAEAVPEDVIVVEETISSGLGLRTLLRCSDPRSFFGLRGGGIGWGLPAAVGIRLAQPARSVVALVGDGSAMYTIQSLWTAAHEGIAVVFVICNNASYRILKQRTLALKGFAAQDDRYIAMDLVNPAIDFVGLARSLGVPGETVEKTPDVGAALARGLASGGPYLVDVRLDGSFKG is encoded by the coding sequence ATGCCCTTTCTCTCCGGCAAGCAGGCGTTCCTGGAGATCCTCGTCCAGGAAGGCGTCGAGTGCATGTTCGGCAACCCCGGCACGACGGAGCTGCCGCTCATGGACGGACTCGCGCGCGAGTCGCGTATTCGCTACATCCTGGGACTCCACGAGTCCGTCGCCGTGGCCATGGCCGACGGCTACACTCAGGCCAGCCGCCGCCTCGCGGTGGTGAACGTCCACACCTCCCCGGGGCTGGGCAACGCCATGGGGATGCTCTACGACGCCCTCAAGGCGGGCTCCCCGCTGCTCCTCACGGCGGGACAGCACGACCAGGCGATGAACCTCACCGAGCCCATTCTCTGGTCCGATCTGCCCCCCGTGGCCCGCCCGTACGTGAAGTGGTCCCACGAGATCACGCGCCTCGAGGACCTCCCCCGCGCCGTGCGCCGCGCCGCGAAGACCGCCCTCGCCCATCCCTCGGGTCCCGTCTTCCTCTCCATGCCGGTGGATGTCCTCAACGCAGAGCGCGAGCTCGACCTCCTGGCGCCCACGCGCGTCGCGCCGGGCGTCCGCGGCGATGCCGCCGCCGTGGAGGCCGCCGCCGACCTCCTGGTGTCGGCGAAGCGCCCGATTCTCATCTCGGGCGACGCCGTGGCCCACGGAGACGCACTGGCGGAGATGGCCGAGGTGGCCGAGCTGCTGGGCGCGCCGGTCTACACCGAGTGCGTGCCCTCGCTGTGCTCCTTCCCCTTCACGCACCCGCTCTACCGCGGCGCCTTCCCGCGGCTCGGTGCCCCCATCCGTAACCTCCTCATGCCCCACGACCTGATCTTCACCGTGGGTGGGGACCTCTTCACGCTCTCCCTGCCGCCCGACGTGGAGCCCATGCCCGAGGGGCTGCCGGTGATCCACCTCGACACGAACCCGTGGGAGATCGGCAAGAACTACCCCGCGCGCGTCGGCATCCTCGGCGAGCCGAAGGCCACGCTCCCCGAGCTGGCCGAGGCGCTGCGCCGGCGGCTCACCCCCGACGCGCGGAAGCAGGCGCAGGCCCGCATCGAGGAGCAGCGCCGGGCCCGGCAAGCCGCGATCGACGATCTCCGTCGGCGGGCCGCGGCCGAGGCCGGCCGCAGTCCCATCACGCCGCTGGCGCTGATGGCCGCCGTGGCCGAGGCCGTCCCGGAGGACGTCATCGTGGTCGAGGAAACCATCTCCTCGGGTCTCGGCCTGCGGACGCTGCTCCGCTGCAGCGACCCCCGCTCCTTCTTCGGCCTCCGCGGCGGCGGCATCGGCTGGGGGTTGCCGGCCGCCGTCGGGATCCGGCTCGCGCAGCCGGCGCGCTCCGTGGTGGCGCTGGTCGGCGACGGCAGCGCCATGTACACGATCCAGTCCCTCTGGACCGCCGCTCACGAGGGCATCGCGGTCGTCTTCGTCATCTGCAACAACGCCTCCTACCGCATCCTCAAGCAGCGGACGCTCGCGCTGAAGGGCTTCGCGGCCCAGGACGACCGCTACATCGCCATGGACCTGGTGAACCCCGCCATCGACTTCGTCGGGCTGGCCCGCTCCCTCGGGGTCCCCGGCGAGACGGTGGAGAAGACCCCCGACGTCGGCGCG
- a CDS encoding epoxide hydrolase N-terminal domain-containing protein: MDAPDPRGPLTVPIPRPFTVAVPGQVLVDLRERLGRARWPDEAPGSGWRHGTDLAYLRELATYWLDRYDWSRHEAALRAATFTPDIQVSREDMTAEDYLALGGQQLTTYYERYRPFDRERTVAVERRVSFPLDETRKIWVRALSFPKKGDPRRAAMEAILRAGGRWEEVVELNVRARISLRRHQGREDA, encoded by the coding sequence ATGGACGCGCCGGATCCGCGAGGCCCACTGACCGTGCCCATCCCTCGGCCCTTCACGGTCGCGGTCCCCGGCCAGGTGCTCGTCGACCTCCGCGAGCGGCTCGGGCGGGCGCGCTGGCCCGATGAGGCGCCGGGCAGCGGCTGGCGCCACGGCACGGACCTCGCGTACCTGCGGGAGCTGGCCACATACTGGCTTGACCGCTACGACTGGAGCCGCCACGAGGCGGCGCTCAGGGCCGCCACGTTCACGCCCGACATCCAGGTCAGCCGGGAGGACATGACCGCCGAGGACTACCTGGCGCTGGGCGGACAGCAGCTCACGACCTACTACGAGCGGTACCGTCCCTTCGACCGGGAGCGCACGGTGGCCGTGGAGCGGAGGGTGTCCTTCCCGCTCGACGAGACACGAAAGATCTGGGTGCGCGCCCTGTCCTTCCCGAAGAAGGGCGACCCGCGCCGCGCGGCGATGGAGGCCATCCTCCGCGCCGGCGGCCGCTGGGAGGAAGTGGTCGAGCTGAACGTCCGGGCACGCATCTCGCTCCGCCGGCATCAGGGTCGCGAGGACGCCTAG
- the hemH gene encoding ferrochelatase — MSGRDSVLLIAFGGPERPADIRPFLETVAAGRRIPAERLEEVARHYEAIGGRSPLGEHTRREAEALRAVLARSGRGAPVFVGMRNWHPFLPETVAGMRDRGCRRALGIILSAFQTEASWGRYMADVAAARDKVGADAPEIAYAPAWADRPLFVAAMADRAAEALARVAAERRGSAALLFTAHSVPAAMAAGSPYVAQFEGAARDVAARLGHARWSVAYQSRSGSPHDPWLEPDIAEALRALGKEGARDVVVVPLGFACDHVEVLYDLDVQARRVAVDAGLAFHRAGTVSDHPAFIAMLADLVLDTPTEP; from the coding sequence ATGAGCGGGAGAGACTCGGTCCTGCTCATCGCCTTCGGGGGGCCCGAGCGGCCGGCGGACATCCGGCCGTTCCTCGAGACGGTCGCGGCCGGCCGCCGCATTCCGGCCGAGCGCCTGGAGGAGGTGGCGCGCCACTACGAGGCGATCGGCGGCCGCTCCCCCCTCGGCGAGCACACCCGGCGCGAGGCCGAGGCGCTGCGCGCGGTGCTGGCGCGCTCGGGGCGCGGTGCGCCCGTGTTCGTCGGGATGCGCAACTGGCACCCCTTCCTCCCCGAGACGGTGGCCGGGATGCGTGACCGGGGGTGCCGGCGGGCTCTCGGCATCATCCTGTCCGCCTTCCAGACGGAGGCCTCGTGGGGACGCTACATGGCGGACGTGGCCGCCGCGCGCGACAAGGTGGGCGCCGACGCGCCCGAGATCGCGTACGCGCCGGCGTGGGCCGATCGCCCCCTCTTCGTCGCGGCCATGGCGGACCGCGCCGCCGAGGCGCTCGCCCGCGTGGCGGCCGAGCGCCGGGGGAGCGCGGCCCTGCTCTTCACGGCCCACAGCGTGCCTGCAGCGATGGCGGCCGGCTCCCCTTACGTCGCGCAGTTCGAGGGCGCGGCCCGCGACGTGGCGGCGCGGCTGGGGCACGCGCGCTGGTCAGTGGCCTACCAGAGCCGGAGCGGCTCGCCGCACGACCCGTGGCTCGAGCCCGACATCGCCGAGGCCCTCCGTGCCCTCGGCAAGGAGGGGGCGAGGGACGTGGTCGTCGTGCCCCTGGGCTTCGCCTGCGACCACGTGGAGGTGCTGTACGATCTGGACGTGCAGGCGCGCCGGGTCGCCGTGGATGCCGGGCTTGCCTTCCACCGCGCCGGCACCGTCTCCGACCACCCCGCCTTCATCGCCATGCTCGCCGACCTCGTCCTCGACACCCCGACCGAGCCGTGA
- the hemE gene encoding uroporphyrinogen decarboxylase, which yields MSAPCPLPLLQACRREPTPYTPVWLMRQAGRYMPEYRTMRARHGFLELCKTPEAAAEVTLQPVKRLGVDAAILFADILLVLEPLGVGLEYTRGDGPRIHRPVRSAADVERLKPVDVEEAVPFVFETVRLARQALGERLPLIGFAGAPFTLASYLIEGGASREFLHTKRFMREARSAWHALMGRLATVTAEYLNGQIAAGAQVVQLFDSWIGTLSPSDYREFVLPHTRAVIAAIEPGVPVIHFGTGTAGLLPLMREAGGDVLGLDWRVELGPTWERLGYDVAVQGNLDPGILLASVGEIRRAVEEILAGAAGRPGHIFNLGHGVHQETPVDHVRALVDMVHDMSAR from the coding sequence ATGTCGGCCCCCTGCCCGCTCCCGCTGCTGCAGGCCTGCCGCCGCGAGCCCACACCGTATACGCCGGTGTGGCTCATGCGCCAGGCGGGCCGCTACATGCCCGAGTACCGCACCATGCGTGCCAGGCACGGCTTCCTCGAGCTGTGCAAGACGCCGGAGGCGGCCGCCGAGGTCACGCTCCAGCCCGTGAAGCGCCTGGGCGTGGATGCGGCCATCCTCTTCGCCGACATCCTCCTGGTCCTGGAGCCCCTCGGGGTGGGACTCGAGTACACGCGCGGGGACGGGCCCCGCATCCACCGCCCCGTGCGCAGCGCGGCCGACGTGGAGCGGCTCAAGCCCGTGGACGTCGAGGAGGCGGTGCCCTTCGTGTTCGAGACCGTGCGCCTCGCGCGGCAGGCGCTGGGCGAGCGGCTGCCCCTCATCGGCTTCGCGGGGGCGCCGTTCACGCTCGCCTCGTACCTCATCGAGGGCGGCGCCTCTCGCGAGTTCCTCCACACCAAGCGCTTCATGCGGGAGGCGCGCTCCGCCTGGCACGCGCTCATGGGGCGCCTCGCGACTGTCACGGCCGAATACCTGAACGGCCAGATCGCCGCCGGCGCCCAGGTGGTGCAGCTCTTCGACTCGTGGATCGGGACGCTCTCCCCCTCCGACTACCGCGAGTTCGTCCTGCCCCATACCCGGGCGGTCATCGCGGCGATCGAGCCGGGAGTGCCCGTCATCCACTTCGGCACGGGGACGGCCGGGCTCTTGCCCCTGATGCGGGAGGCCGGGGGCGACGTCCTCGGGCTGGACTGGCGCGTGGAGCTGGGACCGACCTGGGAGCGGCTCGGGTACGACGTGGCGGTGCAGGGCAATCTCGATCCAGGCATCCTCCTCGCCTCCGTGGGCGAGATCCGGCGCGCGGTCGAGGAGATCCTCGCCGGCGCCGCGGGGCGGCCCGGCCACATCTTCAACCTCGGCCACGGCGTCCACCAGGAGACGCCGGTGGATCATGTCCGGGCCCTGGTGGACATGGTCCACGACATGTCGGCACGATGA
- the hemG gene encoding protoporphyrinogen oxidase: protein MLKLVVVGGGIAGLAAAHRAVEYARERRRPLALTLLEATPRLGGTIQTERHDGFVVECGPDSFLSEKPWALALCKRLGVEGRLVGTNDRMRRNFVVFGGRLHPLPDGFQLLAPTRFGPFLRSSLFSWRGKLRMGLDLLLPRGGEPDESLGAFVRRRLGREALERVAQPMVAGIYTADPEEISLAATMPRFLELERRDRSIVLSMWRAARRAPAAGGQSSGARWSLFVTFAEGMEELIQSLAAQLPAESIRLKERVTEVTRQGLGWRVATAAGSALGADAVILAPEAHQVARMLRNLDPALAHLLEEIPYASSATVTFAHRRADIGHALDGFGFVVPQVEGRPIIACTFSSVKYPGRAPGGHELLRVFMGGAMNETVLERSDEELVDVARAQLAELLGVRGEPLFVRLCRYPKAMPQYQVGHLGRVEVIEQCLQRHPGLALVGGAYRGVGISDCVRFGEEAAVRLLDAAAPAEG, encoded by the coding sequence ATGCTGAAGCTCGTCGTCGTCGGAGGGGGGATCGCGGGGCTGGCCGCGGCGCACCGCGCCGTGGAGTACGCGCGCGAGCGCCGCCGCCCCCTCGCGCTGACCCTCCTCGAGGCCACCCCACGCCTGGGCGGCACCATCCAGACCGAGCGGCACGACGGCTTCGTCGTGGAATGCGGTCCCGACTCCTTCCTCTCCGAGAAGCCCTGGGCCCTGGCGCTGTGCAAGCGGCTCGGCGTCGAGGGGCGGCTCGTCGGCACCAACGACCGCATGCGACGCAACTTCGTCGTGTTCGGCGGGCGGCTCCACCCGCTCCCCGACGGCTTCCAGCTGCTCGCGCCCACGCGCTTCGGGCCATTCCTCCGCAGCAGCCTCTTCTCGTGGCGCGGGAAGCTCCGGATGGGGCTCGACCTGCTGCTGCCGCGCGGCGGCGAGCCCGACGAGAGCCTCGGGGCCTTCGTCAGGCGGCGCCTGGGGCGGGAGGCGCTGGAGCGGGTCGCCCAGCCCATGGTGGCCGGCATCTACACCGCCGATCCCGAGGAGATCTCCCTCGCGGCCACCATGCCGCGTTTCCTCGAGCTGGAGCGGAGGGACCGGAGCATCGTCCTGTCGATGTGGCGTGCCGCGCGGCGGGCGCCGGCCGCCGGCGGCCAGTCCAGCGGTGCCCGCTGGTCGCTCTTCGTCACCTTCGCCGAGGGGATGGAGGAGCTCATCCAGAGCCTGGCGGCGCAGCTCCCGGCGGAGTCCATCCGTCTCAAGGAGCGGGTGACCGAGGTGACGCGCCAGGGCCTGGGCTGGCGCGTTGCGACCGCCGCGGGATCGGCGCTGGGCGCCGATGCCGTCATCCTCGCCCCGGAGGCGCACCAGGTCGCCCGGATGCTGCGGAACCTGGATCCCGCCCTCGCGCATCTGCTCGAGGAGATCCCCTACGCCTCCTCGGCCACGGTGACCTTCGCCCACCGGCGCGCCGACATCGGGCATGCGCTGGACGGCTTCGGCTTCGTCGTGCCGCAGGTGGAGGGCCGGCCCATCATCGCGTGCACCTTCTCGAGCGTGAAGTACCCGGGGCGTGCGCCCGGGGGCCACGAGCTGCTCCGCGTCTTCATGGGCGGAGCGATGAACGAGACCGTGCTCGAGCGCTCCGACGAAGAGCTGGTGGACGTCGCCCGGGCCCAGCTGGCCGAGCTGCTCGGCGTGAGAGGGGAGCCGCTCTTCGTGCGGCTCTGCCGCTACCCCAAGGCGATGCCGCAGTACCAGGTGGGGCACCTGGGCCGCGTGGAGGTCATCGAGCAGTGCCTGCAGCGCCATCCCGGGCTGGCGCTCGTGGGGGGCGCCTATCGCGGCGTCGGGATCTCCGACTGCGTGCGCTTCGGTGAGGAGGCCGCGGTGCGTCTCCTCGACGCCGCCGCGCCAGCCGAGGGCTAG